From the Pieris napi chromosome 20, ilPieNapi1.2, whole genome shotgun sequence genome, one window contains:
- the LOC125060002 gene encoding myosin-2-like isoform X1 — MKILLCITIFSLIALSIAAPPGSHPSSGNEESKTKEAEGIHVEPLEANALNEANDNDEKPAEANDLETLAKRGRRRHRHRGRGANEANEANEANEANEANEANEANEANEANEANAANEANEANEANAANEANAANEANDLETLAKRGRRRHRHRGRGANEANEANEANEANEANEANEANEANAANEANAANEANAVNEANAANEANEANAANAANEANDLETLARGRRRRKQQRTNEANEANEANAANEANAANEANDLETLAKRGRRRHRHRGRGANEANEANEANEANEANEANEANEANEANEANAANEANAANEANAVNEANAANEANEANAANAANEANDLETLARGRRRRKQQRTNEANEANEANAANEANAANEANDLETLAKRGRRRHRHRGRGANEANEANEANEVNASSEANAANAANEANAANAANEANAANKANAADPEPSRKKRKGRHGK, encoded by the exons ATGAAGATTCTTCTGT gTATCACAATTTTTTCGCTAATTGCGTTGTCTATCGCTGCACCACCAGGATCCCATCCTAGCAGTGGTAACGAAGAGTCGAAAACAAAAGAAGCAGAAGGAATTCATGTGGAACCGTTAGAAGCAAATGCGTTAAACGAAGCAAATGATAATGATGAGAAACCAGCAGAAGCTAATGACCTAGAAACCCTTGCTAAACGGGGGAGGAGGAGGCACAGGCATCGGGGACGCGGAGCAAATGAGGCAAACGAAGCAAATGAGGCAAACGAAGCAAATGAGGCAAACGAAGCAAATGAGGCGAACGAAGCAAATGAGGCAAACGAAGCAAATGCG GCAAACGAAGCAAATGAGGCAAACGAAGCAAATGCAGCAAACGAAGCAAATGCCGCAAACGAAGCAAATGACCTAGAAACCCTTGCTAAACGGGGGAGGAGGAGGCACAGGCATCGGGGACGCGGAGCAAATGAGGCAAACGAAGCAAATGAGGCAAACGAAGCAAATGAGGCGAACGAAGCAAATGAGGCAAACGAAGCAAATGCAGCAAACGAAGCAAATGCCGCTAACGAAGCAAATGCGGTAAACGAAGCAAATGCCGCCAACGAAGCTAATGAGGCAAACGCAGCAAATGCGGCAAACGAAGCAAATGACTTAGAAACCCTTGCTAGAGGGAGGAGAAGGCGCAAGCAACAACGGACAAACGAAGCAAATGAGGCAAACGAAGCAAATGCAGCAAACGAAGCAAATGCCGCAAACGAAGCAAATGACCTAGAAACCCTTGCTAAACGGGGGAGGAGGAGGCACAGGCATCGGGGACGCGGAGCAAATGAGGCAAACGAAGCAAATGAGGCAAACGAAGCAAATGAGGCAAACGAAGCAAATGAGGCGAACGAAGCAAATGAGGCAAACGAAGCAAATGCAGCAAACGAAGCAAATGCCGCCAACGAAGCAAATGCGGTAAACGAAGCAAATGCCGCCAACGAAGCTAATGAGGCAAACGCAGCAAATGCGGCAAACGAAGCAAATGACTTAGAAACCCTTGCTAGAGGGAGGAGGAGGCGCAAGCAACAACGGACAAACGAAGCAAATGAGGCAAACGAAGCAAATGCAGCAAACGAAGCAAATGCCGCAAACGAAGCAAATGACCTAGAAACCCTTGCTAAACGGGGGAGGAGGAGGCACAGGCATCGGGGACGCGGAGCAAATGAGGCAAACGAAGCAAATGAGGCAAACGAAGTGAATGCGTCAAGCGAAGCAAATGCAGCAAATGCAGCCAACGAAGCAAATGCAGCAAATGCGGCCAACGAAGCAAATGCGGCTAACAAAGCAAATGCGGCTGATCCGGAACCATCAAGGAAAAAAAGGAAGGGGAGGCATGGAAAATGA
- the LOC125060002 gene encoding extracellular matrix-binding protein EbhB-like isoform X6, producing MKILLCITIFSLIALSIAAPPGSNEPTTTNEANTANEANEANEANAANEANAVNEANAANEANEANEANAANEANEANEANAANEANAVNEANAANEANEANEANAANEANTANEANAANEANAANEANAANEANAANEANAANEANEANEANEANEANAANEANAANEANAANEANAANEANAANEENAANEENAANEANAANEANAANEANAVNEANAIDEKPAEANDLETLAKGRITHRHRRELKANEANKANEANEANEANEANEANKAKCGKRSRCGKRGRCGKGKKCGKGYKCGKRGRCIKKTNAANEDD from the exons ATGAAGATTCTTCTGT gTATCACAATTTTTTCGCTAATTGCGTTGTCTATCGCTGCACCACCAG GATCCAACGAACCAACCACCACCAACGAAGCAAATACGGCCAACGAAGCAAATGAGGCTAACGAAGCAAATGCGGCCAACGAAGCAAATGCGGTCAACGAAGCAAATGCGGCCAACGAAGCAAATGAGGCTAACGAAGCAAATGCGGCCAACGAAGCAAATGAGGCTAACGAAGCAAATGCGGCCAACGAAGCAAATGCGGTCAACGAAGCAAATGCGGCCAACGAAGCAAATGAGGCTAACGAAGCAAATGCGGCCAACGAAGCAAATACGGCCAACGAAGCAAATGCGGCCAACGAAGCAAATGCGGCCAACGAAGCAAATGCGGCCAACGAAGCAAATGCGGCCAACGAAGCAAATGCGGCCAACGAAGCAAATGAGGCCAACGAAGCAAATGAGGCTAACGAAGCAAATGCGGCCAACGAAGCAAATGCGGCCAACGAAGCAAATGCGGCCAACGAAGCAAATGCGGCCAACGAAGCAAATGCGGCTAACGAAGAAAATGCGGCTAACGAAGAAAATGCGGCTAACGAAGCAAATGCGGCTAACGAAGCAAATGCGGCCAACGAAGCAAATGCGGTCAACGAAGCAAATGCTATTGATGAGAAACCAGCAGAAGCTAATGACCTAGAAACCCTTGCTAAAGGGAGGATTACGCACAGGCATCGTCGGGAACTCAAAGCAAATGAGGCAAATAAAGCAAATGAGGCAAACGAAGCAAATGAGGCAAACGAAGCAAATGAGGCCAACAAAGCAAAATGCGGCAAACGTAGCAGATGCGGCAAACGAGGCAGATGCGGCAAAGGAAAAAAATGTGGCAAAGGATACAAATGTGGCAAACGAGGCAGATGcatcaaaaaaacaaatgctgCAAACGAAGATGATTAG
- the LOC125060002 gene encoding myosin-2-like isoform X4, whose translation MKILLCITIFSLIALSIAAPPGSHPSSGNEESKTKEAEGIHVEPLGANEANEANEANEANEANEANEANEANEANEANAANEANEANEANAANEANAANEANDLETLAKRGRRRHRHRGRGANEANEANEANEANEANEANEANEANAANEANAANEANAVNEANAANEANEANAANAANEANDLETLARGRRRRKQQRTNEANEANEANAANEANAANEANDLETLAKRGRRRHRHRGRGANEANEANEANEANEANEANEANEANEANEANAANEANAANEANAVNEANAANEANEANAANAANEANDLETLARGRRRRKQQRTNEANEANEANAANEANAANEANDLETLAKRGRRRHRHRGRGANEANEANEANEVNASSEANAANAANEANAANAANEANAANKANAADPEPSRKKRKGRHGK comes from the exons ATGAAGATTCTTCTGT gTATCACAATTTTTTCGCTAATTGCGTTGTCTATCGCTGCACCACCAGGATCCCATCCTAGCAGTGGTAACGAAGAGTCGAAAACAAAAGAAGCAGAAGGAATTCATGTGGAACCGTTA GGAGCAAATGAGGCAAACGAAGCAAATGAGGCAAACGAAGCAAATGAGGCAAACGAAGCAAATGAGGCGAACGAAGCAAATGAGGCAAACGAAGCAAATGCG GCAAACGAAGCAAATGAGGCAAACGAAGCAAATGCAGCAAACGAAGCAAATGCCGCAAACGAAGCAAATGACCTAGAAACCCTTGCTAAACGGGGGAGGAGGAGGCACAGGCATCGGGGACGCGGAGCAAATGAGGCAAACGAAGCAAATGAGGCAAACGAAGCAAATGAGGCGAACGAAGCAAATGAGGCAAACGAAGCAAATGCAGCAAACGAAGCAAATGCCGCTAACGAAGCAAATGCGGTAAACGAAGCAAATGCCGCCAACGAAGCTAATGAGGCAAACGCAGCAAATGCGGCAAACGAAGCAAATGACTTAGAAACCCTTGCTAGAGGGAGGAGAAGGCGCAAGCAACAACGGACAAACGAAGCAAATGAGGCAAACGAAGCAAATGCAGCAAACGAAGCAAATGCCGCAAACGAAGCAAATGACCTAGAAACCCTTGCTAAACGGGGGAGGAGGAGGCACAGGCATCGGGGACGCGGAGCAAATGAGGCAAACGAAGCAAATGAGGCAAACGAAGCAAATGAGGCAAACGAAGCAAATGAGGCGAACGAAGCAAATGAGGCAAACGAAGCAAATGCAGCAAACGAAGCAAATGCCGCCAACGAAGCAAATGCGGTAAACGAAGCAAATGCCGCCAACGAAGCTAATGAGGCAAACGCAGCAAATGCGGCAAACGAAGCAAATGACTTAGAAACCCTTGCTAGAGGGAGGAGGAGGCGCAAGCAACAACGGACAAACGAAGCAAATGAGGCAAACGAAGCAAATGCAGCAAACGAAGCAAATGCCGCAAACGAAGCAAATGACCTAGAAACCCTTGCTAAACGGGGGAGGAGGAGGCACAGGCATCGGGGACGCGGAGCAAATGAGGCAAACGAAGCAAATGAGGCAAACGAAGTGAATGCGTCAAGCGAAGCAAATGCAGCAAATGCAGCCAACGAAGCAAATGCAGCAAATGCGGCCAACGAAGCAAATGCGGCTAACAAAGCAAATGCGGCTGATCCGGAACCATCAAGGAAAAAAAGGAAGGGGAGGCATGGAAAATGA
- the LOC125060002 gene encoding myosin-2-like isoform X2 — protein sequence MKILLCITIFSLIALSIAAPPGSHPSSGNEESKTKEAEGIHVEPLEANALNEANDNDEKPAEANDLETLAKRGRRRHRHRGRGANEANEANEANEANEANEANEANEANEANEANAANEANEANEANAANEANAANEANDLETLAKRGRRRHRHRGRGANEANEANEANEANEANEANEANEANAANEANAANEANAVNEANAANEANEANAANAANEANDLETLARGRRRRKQQRTNEANEANEANAANEANAANEANDLETLAKRGRRRHRHRGRGANEANEANEANEANEANEANEANEANEANEANAANEANAANEANAVNEANAANEANEANAANAANEANDLETLARGRRRRKQQRTNEANEANEANAANEANAANEANDLETLAKRGRRRHRHRGRGANEANEANEANEVNASSEANAANAANEANAANAANEANAANKANAADPEPSRKKRKGRHGK from the exons gTATCACAATTTTTTCGCTAATTGCGTTGTCTATCGCTGCACCACCAGGATCCCATCCTAGCAGTGGTAACGAAGAGTCGAAAACAAAAGAAGCAGAAGGAATTCATGTGGAACCGTTAGAAGCAAATGCGTTAAACGAAGCAAATGATAATGATGAGAAACCAGCAGAAGCTAATGACCTAGAAACCCTTGCTAAACGGGGGAGGAGGAGGCACAGGCATCGGGGACGCGGAGCAAATGAGGCAAACGAAGCAAATGAGGCAAACGAAGCAAATGAGGCAAACGAAGCAAATGAGGCGAACGAAGCAAATGAGGCAAACGAAGCAAATGCG GCAAACGAAGCAAATGAGGCAAACGAAGCAAATGCAGCAAACGAAGCAAATGCCGCAAACGAAGCAAATGACCTAGAAACCCTTGCTAAACGGGGGAGGAGGAGGCACAGGCATCGGGGACGCGGAGCAAATGAGGCAAACGAAGCAAATGAGGCAAACGAAGCAAATGAGGCGAACGAAGCAAATGAGGCAAACGAAGCAAATGCAGCAAACGAAGCAAATGCCGCTAACGAAGCAAATGCGGTAAACGAAGCAAATGCCGCCAACGAAGCTAATGAGGCAAACGCAGCAAATGCGGCAAACGAAGCAAATGACTTAGAAACCCTTGCTAGAGGGAGGAGAAGGCGCAAGCAACAACGGACAAACGAAGCAAATGAGGCAAACGAAGCAAATGCAGCAAACGAAGCAAATGCCGCAAACGAAGCAAATGACCTAGAAACCCTTGCTAAACGGGGGAGGAGGAGGCACAGGCATCGGGGACGCGGAGCAAATGAGGCAAACGAAGCAAATGAGGCAAACGAAGCAAATGAGGCAAACGAAGCAAATGAGGCGAACGAAGCAAATGAGGCAAACGAAGCAAATGCAGCAAACGAAGCAAATGCCGCCAACGAAGCAAATGCGGTAAACGAAGCAAATGCCGCCAACGAAGCTAATGAGGCAAACGCAGCAAATGCGGCAAACGAAGCAAATGACTTAGAAACCCTTGCTAGAGGGAGGAGGAGGCGCAAGCAACAACGGACAAACGAAGCAAATGAGGCAAACGAAGCAAATGCAGCAAACGAAGCAAATGCCGCAAACGAAGCAAATGACCTAGAAACCCTTGCTAAACGGGGGAGGAGGAGGCACAGGCATCGGGGACGCGGAGCAAATGAGGCAAACGAAGCAAATGAGGCAAACGAAGTGAATGCGTCAAGCGAAGCAAATGCAGCAAATGCAGCCAACGAAGCAAATGCAGCAAATGCGGCCAACGAAGCAAATGCGGCTAACAAAGCAAATGCGGCTGATCCGGAACCATCAAGGAAAAAAAGGAAGGGGAGGCATGGAAAATGA
- the LOC125060002 gene encoding myosin-2-like isoform X3: MNLFWSITIFSLIALSIAAPPGSHPSSGNEESKTKEAEGIHVEPLEANALNEANDNDEKPAEANDLETLAKRGRRRHRHRGRGANEANEANEANEANEANEANEANEANEANEANAANEANEANEANAANEANAANEANDLETLAKRGRRRHRHRGRGANEANEANEANEANEANEANEANEANAANEANAANEANAVNEANAANEANEANAANAANEANDLETLARGRRRRKQQRTNEANEANEANAANEANAANEANDLETLAKRGRRRHRHRGRGANEANEANEANEANEANEANEANEANEANEANAANEANAANEANAVNEANAANEANEANAANAANEANDLETLARGRRRRKQQRTNEANEANEANAANEANAANEANDLETLAKRGRRRHRHRGRGANEANEANEANEVNASSEANAANAANEANAANAANEANAANKANAADPEPSRKKRKGRHGK, translated from the exons atgAACTTATTCTGGA gTATCACAATTTTTTCGCTAATTGCGTTGTCTATCGCTGCACCACCAGGATCCCATCCTAGCAGTGGTAACGAAGAGTCGAAAACAAAAGAAGCAGAAGGAATTCATGTGGAACCGTTAGAAGCAAATGCGTTAAACGAAGCAAATGATAATGATGAGAAACCAGCAGAAGCTAATGACCTAGAAACCCTTGCTAAACGGGGGAGGAGGAGGCACAGGCATCGGGGACGCGGAGCAAATGAGGCAAACGAAGCAAATGAGGCAAACGAAGCAAATGAGGCAAACGAAGCAAATGAGGCGAACGAAGCAAATGAGGCAAACGAAGCAAATGCG GCAAACGAAGCAAATGAGGCAAACGAAGCAAATGCAGCAAACGAAGCAAATGCCGCAAACGAAGCAAATGACCTAGAAACCCTTGCTAAACGGGGGAGGAGGAGGCACAGGCATCGGGGACGCGGAGCAAATGAGGCAAACGAAGCAAATGAGGCAAACGAAGCAAATGAGGCGAACGAAGCAAATGAGGCAAACGAAGCAAATGCAGCAAACGAAGCAAATGCCGCTAACGAAGCAAATGCGGTAAACGAAGCAAATGCCGCCAACGAAGCTAATGAGGCAAACGCAGCAAATGCGGCAAACGAAGCAAATGACTTAGAAACCCTTGCTAGAGGGAGGAGAAGGCGCAAGCAACAACGGACAAACGAAGCAAATGAGGCAAACGAAGCAAATGCAGCAAACGAAGCAAATGCCGCAAACGAAGCAAATGACCTAGAAACCCTTGCTAAACGGGGGAGGAGGAGGCACAGGCATCGGGGACGCGGAGCAAATGAGGCAAACGAAGCAAATGAGGCAAACGAAGCAAATGAGGCAAACGAAGCAAATGAGGCGAACGAAGCAAATGAGGCAAACGAAGCAAATGCAGCAAACGAAGCAAATGCCGCCAACGAAGCAAATGCGGTAAACGAAGCAAATGCCGCCAACGAAGCTAATGAGGCAAACGCAGCAAATGCGGCAAACGAAGCAAATGACTTAGAAACCCTTGCTAGAGGGAGGAGGAGGCGCAAGCAACAACGGACAAACGAAGCAAATGAGGCAAACGAAGCAAATGCAGCAAACGAAGCAAATGCCGCAAACGAAGCAAATGACCTAGAAACCCTTGCTAAACGGGGGAGGAGGAGGCACAGGCATCGGGGACGCGGAGCAAATGAGGCAAACGAAGCAAATGAGGCAAACGAAGTGAATGCGTCAAGCGAAGCAAATGCAGCAAATGCAGCCAACGAAGCAAATGCAGCAAATGCGGCCAACGAAGCAAATGCGGCTAACAAAGCAAATGCGGCTGATCCGGAACCATCAAGGAAAAAAAGGAAGGGGAGGCATGGAAAATGA
- the LOC125060002 gene encoding ion-translocating oxidoreductase complex subunit C-like isoform X8, producing MKILLCITIFSLIALSIAAPPGSNEPTTTNEANTANEANEANEANAANEANEANEANAANEANAVNEANAANEANEANEANAANEANTANEANAANEANAANEANAANEANAANEANAANEANEANEANEANEANAANEANAANEANAANEANAANEANAANEENAANEENAANEANAANEANAANEANAVNEANAIDEKPAEANDLETLAKGRITHRHRRELKANEANKANEANEANEANEANEANKAKCGKRSRCGKRGRCGKGKKCGKGYKCGKRGRCIKKTNAANEDD from the exons ATGAAGATTCTTCTGT gTATCACAATTTTTTCGCTAATTGCGTTGTCTATCGCTGCACCACCAG GATCCAACGAACCAACCACCACCAACGAAGCAAATACGGCCAACGAAGCAA ATGAGGCTAACGAAGCAAATGCGGCCAACGAAGCAAATGAGGCTAACGAAGCAAATGCGGCCAACGAAGCAAATGCGGTCAACGAAGCAAATGCGGCCAACGAAGCAAATGAGGCTAACGAAGCAAATGCGGCCAACGAAGCAAATACGGCCAACGAAGCAAATGCGGCCAACGAAGCAAATGCGGCCAACGAAGCAAATGCGGCCAACGAAGCAAATGCGGCCAACGAAGCAAATGCGGCCAACGAAGCAAATGAGGCCAACGAAGCAAATGAGGCTAACGAAGCAAATGCGGCCAACGAAGCAAATGCGGCCAACGAAGCAAATGCGGCCAACGAAGCAAATGCGGCCAACGAAGCAAATGCGGCTAACGAAGAAAATGCGGCTAACGAAGAAAATGCGGCTAACGAAGCAAATGCGGCTAACGAAGCAAATGCGGCCAACGAAGCAAATGCGGTCAACGAAGCAAATGCTATTGATGAGAAACCAGCAGAAGCTAATGACCTAGAAACCCTTGCTAAAGGGAGGATTACGCACAGGCATCGTCGGGAACTCAAAGCAAATGAGGCAAATAAAGCAAATGAGGCAAACGAAGCAAATGAGGCAAACGAAGCAAATGAGGCCAACAAAGCAAAATGCGGCAAACGTAGCAGATGCGGCAAACGAGGCAGATGCGGCAAAGGAAAAAAATGTGGCAAAGGATACAAATGTGGCAAACGAGGCAGATGcatcaaaaaaacaaatgctgCAAACGAAGATGATTAG
- the LOC125060002 gene encoding extracellular matrix-binding protein EbhA-like isoform X10 yields MKILLCITIFSLIALSIAAPPGSNEPTTTNEANTANEANEANEANAANEANAVNEANAANEANEANEANAANEANTANEANAANEANAANEANAANEANAANEANAANEANEANEANEANEANAANEANAANEANAANEANAANEANAANEENAANEENAANEANAANEANAANEANAVNEANAIDEKPAEANDLETLAKGRITHRHRRELKANEANKANEANEANEANEANEANKAKCGKRSRCGKRGRCGKGKKCGKGYKCGKRGRCIKKTNAANEDD; encoded by the exons ATGAAGATTCTTCTAT GTATCACAATTTTTTCGCTAATTGCGTTGTCTATCGCTGCACCACCAGGATCCAACGAACCAACCACCACCAACGAAGCAAATACGGCCAACGAAGCAA ATGAGGCTAACGAAGCAAATGCGGCCAACGAAGCAAATGCGGTCAACGAAGCAAATGCGGCCAACGAAGCAAATGAGGCTAACGAAGCAAATGCGGCCAACGAAGCAAATACGGCCAACGAAGCAAATGCGGCCAACGAAGCAAATGCGGCCAACGAAGCAAATGCGGCCAACGAAGCAAATGCGGCCAACGAAGCAAATGCGGCCAACGAAGCAAATGAGGCCAACGAAGCAAATGAGGCTAACGAAGCAAATGCGGCCAACGAAGCAAATGCGGCCAACGAAGCAAATGCGGCCAACGAAGCAAATGCGGCCAACGAAGCAAATGCGGCTAACGAAGAAAATGCGGCTAACGAAGAAAATGCGGCTAACGAAGCAAATGCGGCTAACGAAGCAAATGCGGCCAACGAAGCAAATGCGGTCAACGAAGCAAATGCTATTGATGAGAAACCAGCAGAAGCTAATGACCTAGAAACCCTTGCTAAAGGGAGGATTACGCACAGGCATCGTCGGGAACTCAAAGCAAATGAGGCAAATAAAGCAAATGAGGCAAACGAAGCAAATGAGGCAAACGAAGCAAATGAGGCCAACAAAGCAAAATGCGGCAAACGTAGCAGATGCGGCAAACGAGGCAGATGCGGCAAAGGAAAAAAATGTGGCAAAGGATACAAATGTGGCAAACGAGGCAGATGcatcaaaaaaacaaatgctgCAAACGAAGATGATTAG
- the LOC125060002 gene encoding extracellular matrix-binding protein EbhA-like isoform X11, whose translation MKILLCITIFSLIALSIAAPPGSNEPTTTNEANTANEANEANEANAANEANAVNEANAANEANEANEANAANEANTANEANAANEANAANEANAANEANAANEANAANEANEANEANEANEANAANEANAANEANAANEANAANEANAANEENAANEENAANEANAANEANAANEANAVNEANAIDEKPAEANDLETLAKGRITHRHRRELKANEANKANEANEANEANEANEANKAKCGKRSRCGKRGRCGKGKKCGKGYKCGKRGRCIKKTNAANEDD comes from the exons ATGAAGATTCTTCTGT gTATCACAATTTTTTCGCTAATTGCGTTGTCTATCGCTGCACCACCAG GATCCAACGAACCAACCACCACCAACGAAGCAAATACGGCCAACGAAGCAA ATGAGGCTAACGAAGCAAATGCGGCCAACGAAGCAAATGCGGTCAACGAAGCAAATGCGGCCAACGAAGCAAATGAGGCTAACGAAGCAAATGCGGCCAACGAAGCAAATACGGCCAACGAAGCAAATGCGGCCAACGAAGCAAATGCGGCCAACGAAGCAAATGCGGCCAACGAAGCAAATGCGGCCAACGAAGCAAATGCGGCCAACGAAGCAAATGAGGCCAACGAAGCAAATGAGGCTAACGAAGCAAATGCGGCCAACGAAGCAAATGCGGCCAACGAAGCAAATGCGGCCAACGAAGCAAATGCGGCCAACGAAGCAAATGCGGCTAACGAAGAAAATGCGGCTAACGAAGAAAATGCGGCTAACGAAGCAAATGCGGCTAACGAAGCAAATGCGGCCAACGAAGCAAATGCGGTCAACGAAGCAAATGCTATTGATGAGAAACCAGCAGAAGCTAATGACCTAGAAACCCTTGCTAAAGGGAGGATTACGCACAGGCATCGTCGGGAACTCAAAGCAAATGAGGCAAATAAAGCAAATGAGGCAAACGAAGCAAATGAGGCAAACGAAGCAAATGAGGCCAACAAAGCAAAATGCGGCAAACGTAGCAGATGCGGCAAACGAGGCAGATGCGGCAAAGGAAAAAAATGTGGCAAAGGATACAAATGTGGCAAACGAGGCAGATGcatcaaaaaaacaaatgctgCAAACGAAGATGATTAG
- the LOC125060002 gene encoding ion-translocating oxidoreductase complex subunit C-like isoform X7 yields the protein MKILLCITIFSLIALSIAAPPGSNEPTTTNEANTANEANEANEANAANEANEANEANAANEANAVNEANAANEANEANEANAANEANTANEANAANEANAANEANAANEANAANEANAANEANEANEANEANEANAANEANAANEANAANEANAANEANAANEENAANEENAANEANAANEANAANEANAVNEANAIDEKPAEANDLETLAKGRITHRHRRELKANEANKANEANEANEANEANEANKAKCGKRSRCGKRGRCGKGKKCGKGYKCGKRGRCIKKTNAANEDD from the exons ATGAAGATTCTTCTAT GTATCACAATTTTTTCGCTAATTGCGTTGTCTATCGCTGCACCACCAGGATCCAACGAACCAACCACCACCAACGAAGCAAATACGGCCAACGAAGCAA ATGAGGCTAACGAAGCAAATGCGGCCAACGAAGCAAATGAGGCTAACGAAGCAAATGCGGCCAACGAAGCAAATGCGGTCAACGAAGCAAATGCGGCCAACGAAGCAAATGAGGCTAACGAAGCAAATGCGGCCAACGAAGCAAATACGGCCAACGAAGCAAATGCGGCCAACGAAGCAAATGCGGCCAACGAAGCAAATGCGGCCAACGAAGCAAATGCGGCCAACGAAGCAAATGCGGCCAACGAAGCAAATGAGGCCAACGAAGCAAATGAGGCTAACGAAGCAAATGCGGCCAACGAAGCAAATGCGGCCAACGAAGCAAATGCGGCCAACGAAGCAAATGCGGCCAACGAAGCAAATGCGGCTAACGAAGAAAATGCGGCTAACGAAGAAAATGCGGCTAACGAAGCAAATGCGGCTAACGAAGCAAATGCGGCCAACGAAGCAAATGCGGTCAACGAAGCAAATGCTATTGATGAGAAACCAGCAGAAGCTAATGACCTAGAAACCCTTGCTAAAGGGAGGATTACGCACAGGCATCGTCGGGAACTCAAAGCAAATGAGGCAAATAAAGCAAATGAGGCAAACGAAGCAAATGAGGCAAACGAAGCAAATGAGGCCAACAAAGCAAAATGCGGCAAACGTAGCAGATGCGGCAAACGAGGCAGATGCGGCAAAGGAAAAAAATGTGGCAAAGGATACAAATGTGGCAAACGAGGCAGATGcatcaaaaaaacaaatgctgCAAACGAAGATGATTAG